In one window of Tellurirhabdus rosea DNA:
- a CDS encoding ABC transporter ATP-binding protein: MVAELKGAGKEYKMGDQTIVALQPTTLQLHEGELLLIIGPSGSGKTTLLSLLGCVIYPSYGDLWVDGQHVNRLKESELARLRLNTIGFVFQNFNLLAPLTAEQNVLMPLQLQGVPAADARQRTERALATVGMTDRRRNLPRELSGGQQQRIAIARALVTNPKLVLCDEPTASLDKDSLGVVMHELRQLADGGKSVAVVTHDPRLKEYAHRIVEVDNGAVREVSGFHD, translated from the coding sequence ATGGTGGCTGAACTGAAAGGGGCCGGGAAGGAATACAAAATGGGCGATCAGACCATTGTCGCCCTGCAACCCACCACGCTCCAGCTGCACGAAGGGGAACTGCTGCTCATCATCGGGCCGTCCGGTTCGGGCAAAACGACGCTTCTGTCGCTGCTGGGCTGCGTCATCTATCCGAGTTACGGGGACTTGTGGGTCGATGGGCAGCATGTCAACCGGCTGAAAGAAAGCGAACTGGCGCGGCTCCGGCTGAATACCATCGGCTTTGTATTCCAGAATTTCAACCTGCTGGCCCCGCTGACGGCCGAACAGAATGTGCTGATGCCGCTTCAGCTTCAGGGCGTTCCGGCCGCCGATGCCCGCCAGCGCACCGAACGGGCCCTGGCGACGGTGGGCATGACCGACCGGCGTCGCAACCTGCCCCGCGAACTGTCGGGCGGACAGCAGCAGCGCATTGCCATCGCCCGGGCGCTGGTCACCAATCCGAAACTAGTGCTCTGCGACGAACCGACGGCTTCGCTCGACAAAGATTCGCTCGGGGTGGTCATGCACGAACTCCGGCAACTGGCCGACGGCGGGAAATCGGTAGCCGTGGTCACCCACGACCCGCGCCTGAAAGAGTACGCCCACCGCATTGTGGAGGTGGACAACGGGGCGGTGCGGGAAGTGAGCGGCTTTCACGATTAG
- a CDS encoding efflux RND transporter periplasmic adaptor subunit translates to MKKLCIGALATLLLTGCGGEAEKQDQPDSTRTVRTPARVDQVLGIAVIEPQNRIAALSAETGGLVREVRVNIGEKLTKGQVILTMDKALEAAQLKQATSKIRTQEDAVETARQNVQTLRVQLDKARADHQRNETLFRGNALTQKELDDSRYQITNLEQQVRAADAQVKQAQARIGELRADINYFNTSESKKVVRAPADGTLLSLDAKVGQYLSGNQSIGDFAPAGPIVAVTEIDELFALRVKVGQKAVIRPQGSDETLSTGTVVLASPYLRKKSLFADNAANLEDRRVREVRVRLDNPEKVLLGARVECLIDTKMNSDRNE, encoded by the coding sequence ATGAAAAAGCTATGTATCGGGGCGCTCGCCACTCTGTTGCTGACGGGCTGCGGCGGGGAGGCTGAAAAACAGGACCAGCCGGACTCGACGCGCACCGTCCGGACGCCCGCCCGCGTCGATCAGGTGCTCGGCATCGCCGTTATCGAGCCGCAGAACCGCATTGCCGCCCTGTCGGCCGAAACCGGCGGACTGGTTCGGGAGGTACGGGTGAACATCGGCGAAAAGCTCACCAAAGGTCAGGTGATTCTGACGATGGACAAGGCCCTCGAAGCCGCCCAGCTCAAACAGGCCACCAGCAAAATCAGGACCCAGGAGGATGCCGTTGAAACGGCCCGGCAAAACGTCCAGACCCTGCGCGTTCAGCTCGATAAGGCCCGCGCTGACCACCAGCGCAACGAAACGCTGTTTCGCGGCAATGCTCTGACGCAGAAGGAACTGGACGATTCCCGTTACCAGATCACCAACCTGGAACAGCAGGTCCGGGCGGCCGACGCGCAGGTAAAGCAGGCCCAGGCGCGCATCGGCGAGCTGCGGGCCGACATCAATTATTTCAACACCTCGGAAAGCAAGAAAGTGGTGCGCGCCCCGGCCGACGGAACGCTGCTGTCGCTGGATGCGAAGGTGGGGCAGTACCTGTCCGGAAACCAGTCCATCGGCGATTTTGCCCCCGCCGGACCGATTGTGGCCGTAACCGAAATCGACGAGCTGTTTGCGCTGCGGGTAAAAGTGGGGCAGAAGGCCGTTATCCGGCCGCAGGGCAGCGACGAGACGCTGAGCACCGGGACGGTCGTTCTGGCCTCGCCCTATCTCCGCAAAAAATCCCTTTTCGCCGACAACGCCGCCAACCTTGAAGACCGCCGCGTCCGCGAAGTACGCGTCCGCCTCGACAACCCGGAAAAAGTCCTGCTGGGAGCGAGAGTGGAATGTTTGATAGATACAAAAATGAATTCAGACAGAAATGAATAA
- a CDS encoding ABC transporter permease: protein MLRTAFNFIRYDRPKSIGALAGIVISVFLVGQQAGIFIFLTDAMKSIVANNSGYIWVTDETTTNANQVSPLDVRIGQEIASLPGVERVYPVVIGAGGAKFANGTTGGFSVVGSQAPDFVGGPWRLYTAKPGDMLPEGAVITDFYDSKALGGLQPGDYFEINGKKVYNAGLTRGTRSFGGGLLAFTTIERARYLTNFRSDRVSFYLVKQKAGIVPDSVIRAINRSINGVRAWEAAVLAETTVNTVLATNGIAASFGSLIGFAIISGLVIIGLTLYSAAIDRIKDYGTLKAIGATNGYVSKLILSQALLFALVGYAVGRGMVEGFRQGIAQSGTLFFFPLWFEFALFFVTLFIALGGSLFAIRRINSLEPATVFRG from the coding sequence ATGCTACGAACCGCTTTCAACTTCATCAGATACGACCGGCCGAAATCCATCGGCGCGCTGGCGGGCATCGTGATTTCGGTGTTTCTGGTCGGGCAGCAGGCGGGGATTTTCATCTTCCTGACCGATGCCATGAAAAGCATTGTCGCCAACAACAGCGGCTACATCTGGGTGACCGACGAAACCACGACCAACGCCAACCAGGTGTCGCCGCTGGACGTACGCATCGGGCAGGAAATCGCCTCGCTGCCCGGCGTGGAGCGGGTGTACCCCGTGGTGATCGGAGCCGGCGGGGCCAAGTTTGCCAACGGCACGACCGGCGGTTTTTCGGTCGTGGGCTCGCAGGCCCCGGATTTTGTCGGCGGTCCGTGGCGGCTTTATACGGCCAAACCCGGCGACATGCTGCCGGAGGGCGCGGTCATCACCGACTTCTACGATTCCAAAGCCCTCGGCGGTCTGCAGCCCGGCGACTATTTTGAAATCAACGGCAAAAAGGTGTACAACGCCGGACTGACCCGCGGAACCCGCAGTTTCGGAGGCGGCCTGCTGGCGTTCACAACGATCGAACGGGCGCGCTACCTGACCAATTTCCGCAGCGACCGGGTGTCGTTTTACCTCGTCAAACAAAAAGCGGGCATCGTGCCGGACAGCGTCATCCGGGCCATCAACCGCAGCATCAACGGCGTGCGGGCGTGGGAAGCCGCCGTGCTGGCCGAAACGACGGTCAACACGGTGCTGGCGACCAACGGCATTGCGGCCTCTTTCGGAAGCCTGATCGGGTTTGCCATTATTTCCGGACTGGTGATTATCGGCCTGACGCTTTATTCCGCCGCCATCGACCGCATCAAGGATTACGGCACCCTGAAGGCCATCGGAGCCACAAACGGGTACGTGAGCAAGCTCATTCTGTCGCAGGCGCTGCTGTTTGCGCTGGTGGGTTACGCCGTCGGGCGGGGCATGGTGGAAGGGTTCCGGCAGGGCATCGCCCAATCCGGCACGCTGTTCTTTTTTCCGCTCTGGTTCGAATTCGCCCTCTTTTTCGTGACCCTCTTTATCGCGCTGGGCGGCAGTCTGTTTGCCATCCGCCGCATCAATTCGCTGGAACCCGCAACGGTATTCCGGGGCTGA
- a CDS encoding TolC family protein gives MGLTSLLAASLNLSIAQSLNRLSLADALRLAEQNRIEVKVQQTQVQLAGNQEAIRRAAWLPQVNAGADIRWNTQIQRNIIPNAPFANGQDVVLRFGTPINNLLNAQAEQKIYDAQSRIDRQLNQTAVQTQEVILERQRQDIRSQVTEAYYGAVFNREKLRLSEAARQRAEGYLEQARTRYGAGTLLQTDLSRFELDLRNADLSRRNDQRDYTLSLETLRYRLNLPDGQTVVPADSLRQLFGQPTPVDANTAARLELKQEDLTRQTALLNGRRQRAQLSPVVSAYGAYFLQQLHDTFNPFASGTWFPYNYLGVRLNVPLFDGRQARLNERQNGLQAQISQQNRQRLQNDFDYELKTAQNTLAQARDNLAETERNIAQARAILAIDRVRFDAGTLLLADFRNSEYTLQQAENNYLQAVYNVLSGQLAVRRATGNL, from the coding sequence ATGGGCTTAACAAGTCTGCTGGCGGCCTCTCTCAACCTCTCAATCGCTCAATCGCTCAACCGGCTTTCCCTCGCCGACGCCCTCCGCCTCGCCGAACAAAACCGGATTGAGGTGAAAGTCCAGCAGACGCAGGTTCAGCTGGCGGGCAATCAGGAAGCGATTCGCCGGGCGGCCTGGCTACCACAGGTTAATGCCGGGGCGGACATCCGCTGGAACACGCAGATTCAGCGGAACATCATTCCGAATGCGCCGTTCGCCAACGGGCAGGACGTGGTGCTGCGTTTCGGCACGCCCATCAACAACCTGCTGAACGCCCAGGCCGAACAGAAAATCTACGACGCGCAGTCGCGTATCGACCGGCAACTGAACCAGACGGCCGTACAAACGCAGGAAGTCATTCTCGAACGGCAGCGGCAGGACATCCGGTCGCAGGTGACGGAGGCGTACTACGGAGCGGTTTTCAACCGGGAGAAACTGCGGCTTTCGGAAGCGGCCCGGCAGCGGGCGGAAGGCTACCTCGAACAGGCACGCACCCGCTACGGCGCCGGAACGCTGCTGCAAACGGACCTGAGCCGGTTTGAGTTGGATTTGCGAAACGCCGACCTGAGCCGACGCAACGACCAGCGGGACTACACGCTTAGTCTGGAAACGCTCCGCTACCGCCTGAACCTGCCCGACGGTCAGACGGTGGTGCCCGCCGACTCGCTGCGGCAGTTGTTCGGCCAGCCCACGCCGGTAGACGCGAATACCGCCGCCCGGCTGGAACTGAAGCAGGAAGACCTTACCCGGCAAACGGCCCTGCTCAACGGTCGGCGGCAACGGGCGCAGCTTTCGCCGGTGGTGTCGGCCTACGGAGCGTATTTTTTGCAACAACTGCACGACACGTTCAACCCGTTTGCTTCCGGGACGTGGTTTCCGTACAATTATCTGGGCGTGCGGTTGAATGTGCCGCTTTTCGACGGTCGGCAGGCCCGGCTGAACGAGCGTCAGAACGGGCTTCAGGCGCAGATCAGCCAGCAGAATCGCCAGCGACTGCAAAACGATTTCGACTATGAACTAAAAACGGCGCAGAACACTCTGGCCCAGGCCCGCGACAATCTGGCCGAAACGGAGCGCAACATCGCCCAGGCCCGCGCCATCCTGGCTATCGACCGCGTCCGTTTCGATGCCGGAACGCTGCTGCTGGCCGACTTCCGCAACAGCGAGTACACCCTGCAACAGGCGGAGAACAATTACCTCCAGGCCGTCTACAACGTGCTGTCCGGACAACTGGCGGTGCGCCGGGCAACAGGCAACCTGTAA
- a CDS encoding MFS transporter, which translates to MTTSRLLILVFAQFAGTSLWFAGNAVLRDLPMMPGSGWITSAVQLGFIAGTLVYALLTLSDRYPASAVFLVSVLLAAGANAAILIGPLQTETLLLSRFGTGFFLAGVYPVGMKIAADWFRPVLGRAMGFLVGALVLGTAFPHLLRGLGATLPYRTVLLGVSLLAVTGGVLLFAAIPSRPPAGLSVQLDRNVLRTLFWPSRLRSAALGYFGHMWELYTVWAFLPTLLALYLALHPAAGLNVSLWSFAGIAAGFVGCAGGGLLALRWGSHRVAAGQLLLSGLCILTLPLFIDQPPVVFLTFLLVWGAAAAGDSPQFSTLVSAHAPSEVRGSILTLVTCLGFSITIASIQLMAWLLEGPARSAYSFWALLPGPVLGLWAMRRYFPAKKANLTQTEQAHNQ; encoded by the coding sequence TTGACTACCTCCCGCCTTCTGATTCTTGTTTTTGCCCAGTTTGCCGGGACTTCGCTTTGGTTTGCGGGGAATGCGGTTCTTCGGGATTTGCCGATGATGCCGGGCAGCGGGTGGATCACTTCGGCGGTTCAGCTCGGTTTTATCGCCGGGACGCTGGTTTACGCCCTGCTGACGCTGTCGGACCGGTACCCCGCTTCGGCGGTTTTCCTCGTTTCTGTCCTTCTGGCAGCGGGCGCCAATGCCGCAATTTTGATTGGGCCGCTCCAAACGGAGACGTTGCTGCTGAGCCGGTTTGGGACAGGATTCTTTCTGGCGGGCGTTTATCCGGTCGGGATGAAGATTGCCGCGGACTGGTTCCGGCCGGTGCTGGGGCGGGCAATGGGGTTTCTGGTCGGGGCGCTGGTGCTGGGAACGGCTTTTCCGCATCTGCTGCGGGGTCTCGGAGCTACGCTGCCGTACCGGACGGTGCTGCTGGGCGTCAGTCTGCTGGCGGTGACGGGCGGAGTTCTGCTGTTCGCGGCCATTCCTTCCAGGCCGCCCGCCGGGCTGTCCGTGCAACTCGACCGAAACGTGCTCCGGACGCTCTTTTGGCCCTCGCGGCTGCGTTCGGCGGCACTGGGGTATTTCGGGCACATGTGGGAACTGTACACCGTCTGGGCGTTTCTGCCAACTTTGCTGGCGCTGTATCTGGCGCTTCATCCCGCCGCCGGGCTGAACGTGTCGCTCTGGTCTTTTGCGGGCATTGCGGCGGGCTTTGTCGGCTGTGCGGGCGGCGGGTTGCTGGCCCTCCGATGGGGCAGTCACCGGGTGGCGGCGGGCCAACTGCTCCTTTCCGGGCTGTGCATCCTGACGCTGCCTTTGTTTATCGACCAGCCGCCGGTGGTTTTTCTGACCTTCCTGCTCGTCTGGGGGGCGGCGGCGGCGGGCGATTCACCGCAGTTTTCCACCCTGGTTTCGGCCCACGCCCCGTCGGAAGTGCGCGGCAGCATCCTGACGCTGGTGACCTGCCTCGGCTTTTCGATCACCATTGCGTCCATTCAACTGATGGCGTGGCTGCTGGAAGGTCCGGCGCGCTCGGCGTATTCGTTCTGGGCGCTGCTGCCGGGGCCGGTGCTGGGTCTATGGGCGATGCGCCGCTATTTTCCGGCGAAAAAAGCCAACCTGACGCAGACCGAGCAGGCCCACAATCAATAA
- a CDS encoding ChaN family lipoprotein — protein MRNVLLLCCFLFLSMIDKPAYVLYNQKLKPASYDKLLKQAAEADVVLFGELHNNPICHWLELQLAKDLYAAKKAQLIYGAEMFETDNQPGLTQYLSGQLSDEQFRKDVRLWQNYDTDYRPLVEFAKKNTIPFVATNVPRRYASTVARQGLAALDPLPANEKAFIAPLPLTVDLNLPGYKAMLGMMGGHGNENPHGAASEAAANFARAQAIKDATMADRILKAWSPGKTMLHFNGDYHSKNFEGIVWYLRQQNPNLKIVTLSSFESEDITRPEKSAENLADFVLAIPADMTKTY, from the coding sequence ATGCGAAACGTTCTGCTGCTCTGCTGTTTTCTCTTTTTGAGCATGATCGACAAACCCGCCTACGTCCTTTACAATCAGAAGCTTAAACCCGCTTCGTACGACAAATTGCTGAAACAGGCCGCCGAAGCCGATGTGGTCCTGTTCGGTGAACTCCACAACAACCCCATCTGCCACTGGCTTGAACTGCAACTGGCCAAAGACCTGTACGCGGCCAAAAAAGCGCAGCTGATCTACGGCGCCGAGATGTTCGAAACCGACAACCAGCCGGGCCTGACGCAATACCTGTCCGGCCAGCTGAGCGACGAACAGTTTCGTAAGGACGTGCGGCTGTGGCAAAATTACGATACCGACTACCGGCCGCTGGTGGAATTTGCCAAAAAGAACACCATTCCGTTCGTGGCGACCAACGTGCCGCGCCGGTATGCCAGCACCGTCGCCCGGCAGGGACTGGCGGCTCTGGACCCATTGCCGGCGAACGAAAAAGCGTTCATTGCTCCCCTCCCGCTCACGGTTGACCTGAACCTGCCCGGCTACAAGGCTATGCTCGGCATGATGGGCGGTCACGGCAACGAGAATCCGCACGGGGCCGCCAGCGAAGCCGCCGCGAATTTCGCCCGGGCCCAGGCCATCAAGGACGCTACGATGGCCGACCGGATTCTGAAAGCCTGGTCGCCGGGCAAAACGATGCTACATTTCAACGGCGATTACCATTCCAAAAATTTCGAAGGCATCGTCTGGTACCTCCGCCAGCAGAACCCGAATCTGAAGATCGTTACCCTTTCTTCCTTCGAATCCGAAGACATCACCCGCCCCGAAAAATCCGCCGAAAACCTCGCGGATTTCGTCCTCGCCATCCCCGCAGACATGACGAAAACGTATTGA
- a CDS encoding OmpA family protein → MKAIGKLATRAALLLLTTGLTDECRALNLAPAKADTLPVASVQQRTDEIKIDLPKASAGAVQYVFEAIDKKTLQPVRATFRIRTPGGQVLTGTSSLETSFQAMLTQAGEMQVEIQAEGFNPLTRLQPVELSSQTRRFIFRALLARNTSSLVIRLENRESGELMPTEKLKVVNKSTGEEVPVLRIGPGRVRLTIKTGQQYQVSPSIAGFVIGGNARMRVEDGQEITLGMIRRAAGAPAEDEDFNLTTTTSPSGEPELMVTPSTPVAQTAGRKEEALVKTAISEVAAAKPRPVAKSPVVRPAPVAVVPPPVKATPELSAKPTIAEPTNRAVLTSAKVFFDQSSYLLRPADAAQLNRIAGLLKESPERRVEITGYAATGGDPRLNQALSENRAKVVANYLFNQGVPFNRMEKQAKGQSGEGGEEARRVEVKVVE, encoded by the coding sequence ATGAAAGCGATTGGGAAACTGGCGACCCGCGCGGCCTTGCTGCTGTTGACAACCGGCCTGACAGACGAATGCCGGGCCCTGAACCTCGCTCCGGCGAAAGCCGACACCCTGCCCGTGGCCTCGGTTCAGCAACGCACCGACGAAATAAAAATCGACCTGCCGAAAGCCTCCGCCGGAGCCGTGCAGTACGTTTTTGAAGCGATTGACAAAAAGACATTGCAGCCGGTCCGGGCCACATTCCGCATCCGGACACCCGGGGGGCAGGTGCTGACCGGAACCAGCTCCCTCGAAACAAGTTTTCAGGCCATGCTCACGCAGGCGGGCGAAATGCAGGTCGAGATTCAGGCCGAAGGGTTCAATCCGCTTACGCGCCTCCAGCCCGTTGAGCTTTCTTCCCAGACCCGCCGTTTCATTTTTCGCGCTTTGCTGGCCCGCAACACGTCCAGTCTGGTTATTCGTCTCGAAAACCGGGAGTCGGGCGAACTGATGCCTACCGAAAAGCTGAAGGTGGTCAATAAATCGACGGGGGAAGAGGTGCCGGTGCTGCGCATTGGTCCCGGACGGGTCCGGCTTACCATCAAAACCGGCCAGCAGTATCAGGTTTCGCCCTCGATTGCGGGGTTTGTCATCGGCGGCAACGCCCGGATGCGGGTCGAGGACGGGCAGGAAATCACGCTGGGGATGATTCGCCGGGCAGCCGGTGCGCCCGCGGAAGACGAAGACTTCAACCTCACGACCACCACCTCACCCAGCGGTGAACCGGAACTCATGGTGACGCCCTCCACGCCCGTCGCCCAGACGGCAGGCAGGAAAGAAGAGGCGCTGGTCAAAACCGCCATTTCCGAAGTCGCGGCGGCGAAGCCCAGGCCCGTGGCGAAAAGTCCGGTTGTCAGACCCGCGCCGGTAGCCGTAGTGCCGCCTCCGGTAAAGGCAACGCCCGAACTGTCTGCCAAACCGACCATCGCCGAGCCGACCAACCGGGCCGTGCTGACCTCCGCAAAAGTCTTTTTTGACCAGAGCAGTTATCTGCTGCGCCCCGCCGATGCCGCACAATTGAACCGAATCGCCGGATTGCTGAAAGAAAGTCCCGAGCGCCGGGTCGAAATCACCGGCTACGCGGCCACCGGCGGCGACCCGCGCCTAAATCAGGCCCTGTCCGAAAACCGCGCCAAAGTAGTCGCCAATTACCTTTTCAATCAGGGCGTTCCCTTCAACCGGATGGAGAAACAGGCCAAAGGCCAGTCCGGAGAAGGCGGGGAAGAGGCGAGGAGGGTGGAGGTGAAGGTGGTGGAATAA
- a CDS encoding 3-keto-disaccharide hydrolase has translation MKRRSLTLGFIATTVGLAFAQPQPNKQTPESTEIWDPVPRVVTPGNLAPATGSGVTAPSDAVVLFDGKNLDNWVSDKDGQSAAKWTVADGAFTVARGTGDIRTKQEFGDYQLHIEFRSPSQVAGNGQGRGNSGIFMQGLYELQVLDSYDNRTYSNGQAGSIYKQSMPLVNASRKPGEWQTYDVVYTAPRFNKDGLMIHPPYITVIHNGVLVQNHTAIRGTTPFVGLPEVKAHGKGPIKLQDHGNPVSFRNVWIREL, from the coding sequence ATGAAAAGACGTTCGCTTACGCTCGGCTTTATCGCCACAACCGTAGGGCTGGCCTTCGCCCAACCGCAGCCCAACAAGCAAACTCCGGAGTCCACCGAAATCTGGGACCCCGTCCCCCGGGTGGTCACTCCCGGCAATCTGGCTCCCGCTACCGGCTCGGGCGTAACCGCCCCCTCAGACGCGGTGGTGCTGTTTGACGGCAAGAATCTGGATAACTGGGTTTCGGACAAGGATGGGCAGTCGGCGGCCAAATGGACAGTGGCCGACGGAGCCTTCACGGTAGCCCGGGGCACCGGCGACATCCGGACGAAGCAGGAATTTGGAGACTACCAGCTGCATATCGAGTTCCGCTCGCCTTCGCAGGTGGCTGGCAACGGCCAGGGTCGCGGCAACAGCGGCATTTTCATGCAGGGTCTCTACGAATTGCAGGTGCTGGACAGCTACGACAACCGGACCTATTCCAACGGCCAGGCGGGTTCGATCTACAAGCAGTCGATGCCGCTGGTGAACGCCAGCCGCAAACCCGGCGAGTGGCAGACCTACGACGTGGTGTACACGGCCCCGCGTTTCAACAAGGACGGCCTGATGATTCACCCGCCGTACATCACCGTTATTCATAATGGCGTTCTGGTCCAGAACCACACCGCCATCCGCGGCACAACGCCTTTTGTCGGACTGCCCGAAGTGAAAGCCCACGGCAAAGGCCCCATCAAACTCCAGGACCACGGCAACCCGGTGAGCTTCCGGAACGTGTGGATTCGGGAGCTATAA
- a CDS encoding family 16 glycoside hydrolase, whose translation MSYSYTASLSQLLARAGMVCSVSLALVQAAAGQSGPLPLNDLSAFKAPGKTWQIVGDVAGDISQKEALTTGKGAGILVNLPNKKDKGADLFTGFEHGDLDLELEYMMARGSNSGIYLQGNYELQLLDSWGVRNPKAGDNGGIYERWDESRPEGQKGYEGVAPRQNASRAPGLWQRLKISFQAPRFDAGGRKIQNAKFLRVELNGVLIHENVELAGATRGAMGPEKATGPLRIQGDHGPVAFRNIVVRNYDKPRPELTQLSYEVYGGKFDKEPTLDGTPPEAKGTANNLTASVSRNENDFLIRYQGVMKVKEPGEYTFRINSAGGGYRLVINNQPVTKWGQYGGVVKATLPAGDLPFEMLYAKTVGYVKPNLGIMLSGPGIREYLFSATGSEFDTDDTEPILVDAPTNTILRSFMDLPTLGRRTRVTHAVSVGSPDQIHYTYDMDRGTVVQVWRGDFLDTTPMWHSRGDGSSRPRGMVNRFGQPVLTLARLASPQAAWATDTTGSGFRPKGYMLDDQDRPTFRYLVYGSTVTDALRSIENGQGFRREMTVQGPSGDLYARLAEGAAIDAMPNGLYAIDGKTYYVRVEDAAGAQPVVRDANGRKELLVPVKGKLVYSILF comes from the coding sequence ATGAGTTACTCCTACACTGCTTCCCTCTCCCAGCTATTGGCAAGGGCTGGCATGGTGTGCAGCGTCAGTCTTGCCCTGGTGCAGGCGGCGGCTGGCCAGTCAGGACCATTGCCCCTCAACGATTTAAGTGCCTTCAAAGCGCCCGGCAAAACCTGGCAGATCGTCGGCGATGTAGCCGGGGACATCAGCCAGAAAGAAGCGCTGACGACCGGCAAAGGCGCCGGAATCCTGGTCAATCTGCCCAATAAAAAAGACAAAGGAGCCGATCTTTTTACTGGTTTCGAGCACGGCGATCTGGATCTGGAGCTGGAGTACATGATGGCGCGCGGTTCCAACTCCGGCATCTATCTTCAGGGAAATTACGAATTGCAACTGCTCGACAGCTGGGGCGTCCGGAACCCGAAAGCGGGCGACAACGGCGGCATCTACGAACGCTGGGACGAAAGCCGTCCCGAAGGCCAGAAAGGCTACGAGGGCGTGGCACCCCGGCAGAACGCCAGCCGGGCTCCTGGCCTGTGGCAGCGGCTGAAAATTTCCTTCCAGGCCCCGCGCTTCGATGCGGGCGGCCGGAAAATCCAGAACGCCAAGTTCCTGCGCGTGGAACTGAACGGCGTACTGATTCATGAAAATGTAGAACTGGCTGGCGCGACCCGCGGCGCGATGGGCCCGGAAAAAGCGACGGGTCCGCTCCGGATTCAGGGCGATCACGGCCCCGTTGCCTTCCGCAACATCGTCGTTCGGAATTACGACAAACCCCGCCCCGAACTGACCCAGCTGTCGTACGAAGTGTACGGCGGTAAGTTCGACAAGGAGCCGACCCTGGACGGCACGCCTCCCGAGGCAAAAGGCACGGCCAATAACTTGACGGCGAGTGTCAGCCGCAACGAGAACGATTTCCTGATTCGGTACCAGGGCGTTATGAAAGTGAAAGAACCCGGAGAGTATACCTTCCGCATCAACAGCGCGGGCGGCGGCTACCGACTGGTCATCAACAACCAGCCGGTGACCAAGTGGGGGCAGTACGGCGGCGTGGTGAAAGCGACGCTTCCGGCCGGTGACCTGCCTTTTGAAATGCTGTACGCCAAAACGGTCGGGTATGTAAAACCCAACCTGGGTATCATGCTTTCCGGACCGGGCATCCGCGAGTATCTCTTCAGCGCGACGGGTTCTGAATTCGACACCGACGACACCGAGCCGATTCTGGTCGATGCTCCGACCAACACGATTCTGCGCAGCTTCATGGACCTGCCGACGCTCGGCCGCCGCACCCGCGTCACGCATGCCGTGTCGGTAGGCAGCCCGGACCAGATTCACTACACCTACGACATGGACCGGGGCACGGTGGTGCAGGTTTGGCGCGGCGATTTTCTCGACACGACGCCGATGTGGCACAGCCGGGGCGACGGTTCTTCGCGCCCGCGGGGCATGGTCAACCGCTTCGGACAGCCGGTCCTGACACTGGCCCGTCTGGCCAGCCCGCAGGCGGCCTGGGCGACCGACACCACTGGCAGCGGCTTCCGGCCGAAGGGCTACATGCTCGACGATCAGGACCGCCCGACGTTCCGGTATCTGGTGTACGGCAGCACCGTGACCGACGCGCTGCGTTCGATTGAGAACGGACAGGGTTTCCGCCGCGAAATGACCGTGCAGGGTCCGTCCGGTGATCTGTATGCCCGTCTGGCCGAAGGGGCCGCCATCGACGCCATGCCGAACGGCCTGTACGCGATTGATGGAAAAACGTACTACGTCCGCGTGGAAGACGCGGCCGGCGCGCAGCCCGTTGTTCGCGATGCAAACGGCCGCAAGGAACTGCTTGTGCCGGTGAAAGGAAAATTGGTTTACTCAATCCTGTTCTAA